One segment of Arthrobacter sp. MMS18-M83 DNA contains the following:
- a CDS encoding ATP-binding protein, with translation MARATLRIFLGAAPGVGKTYAMLEEAHRLSGRGEDVVVAFAMDHGRSDTRALMDGLEVIPPHTIAYRDTAFEEMDVDAVLARKPRIAVVDEYAHSNIPGSRNHKRWQDVEELLDAGINVLSTVNVQHLASLGDVVSAITDVRQSETVPDDVVRRADQIHIVDISPELLRQRLGDGKIYSADKIDAALSNYFRLGNLTALRELALLWLADRVDEGLAKYRSEQGIEASWPARERIVIGLTGGPEGDVLIRRAARILKRVNGGDLLAVHVRAADGVASESPQALEAQRLLVRDLGGSYHTVAGEDPARALLDFARSVNATQIVVGISRRRSVVGRLTGRGIGNRVVRDSGDIDVHMVSHPLGGRGVDRPRQRDLGRARVMVGFAMAVVLPVLLQLLLAASPSHNIATAVLLQLTGSVAVALVGGLWPALLGALWSSLLVNYFSIPPVGTLTISDPENILALLVFVGVSAAVAAVVDVSARRSKEAARARAEATTLGDLTRGASSAEDTVEGLLKQALDVFQMRGAALFRATGAGSPGAATGGWRLVAKAGEAAPLPPDGADNTEQIDAGTRLVLSGRILPASDRRLLSAFGAHLSAQLERRQLAASRREVMRLAESNTMRTSILRAVSHDLRTPLAGIKLAVGGLRQSNVHYTPEEEQELLATIEECSDRLDVLVGNLLDMSRITSDSVNALIRPVRWYEVIPAALHGVPPGRVRVDLPGNMPEIDADSGMLERVIANIVENAIKYAPDSDVVLVGAAGGLSSSTLDGRPSGELRIIDHGQGVPAESVVRMFQPFQRLNDVPSTTGVGLGLAVAKGFTEAMGGTLTAEETPGGGLTMVIRLPLSTGVAFPHEEAQAPLEAQSVLMERRHMPPSGSPDSAPREAR, from the coding sequence ATGGCACGGGCGACGCTGCGCATTTTCCTCGGGGCAGCCCCGGGGGTAGGTAAGACCTACGCCATGCTCGAGGAGGCCCACCGGCTGAGCGGACGTGGCGAGGACGTGGTGGTGGCCTTCGCCATGGACCATGGGCGCAGCGACACCCGTGCCTTGATGGACGGATTGGAAGTCATCCCGCCGCACACCATCGCGTACCGGGACACCGCCTTCGAAGAGATGGACGTCGACGCTGTCCTGGCCCGCAAGCCGCGGATCGCCGTCGTCGATGAATATGCCCACTCGAACATCCCCGGAAGCCGGAATCACAAGCGCTGGCAGGACGTCGAGGAACTGCTCGACGCCGGCATCAACGTCCTCTCCACCGTCAACGTGCAGCATCTGGCCTCCTTGGGGGACGTCGTGAGTGCCATCACCGATGTGCGGCAGTCGGAGACGGTGCCCGACGACGTCGTGCGGCGCGCCGATCAGATCCACATTGTGGACATTTCACCGGAGCTGCTGCGGCAGCGGTTGGGCGACGGCAAGATTTATTCGGCGGACAAGATCGATGCCGCATTGTCTAACTATTTCCGGCTCGGCAACCTGACTGCCCTGCGGGAACTGGCGCTTCTCTGGTTGGCCGACCGCGTGGACGAAGGGCTCGCGAAGTACCGTTCGGAACAGGGGATCGAGGCGAGCTGGCCGGCCCGCGAGCGGATTGTTATTGGCCTTACGGGCGGGCCTGAAGGGGACGTCCTCATCCGCCGGGCCGCCCGCATTCTCAAGCGCGTCAACGGCGGCGACTTGCTGGCCGTGCACGTCCGTGCTGCCGATGGGGTGGCCTCGGAATCGCCGCAGGCGCTGGAAGCCCAGCGGCTATTGGTCCGGGATTTGGGCGGGAGCTACCACACGGTGGCGGGGGAGGATCCCGCGAGGGCTTTGCTTGACTTCGCCCGCAGCGTTAACGCGACGCAGATCGTCGTCGGGATTTCCCGGCGCCGGTCCGTCGTTGGCAGGCTGACCGGCCGGGGGATCGGCAACCGGGTGGTGCGGGACTCCGGTGACATCGACGTGCACATGGTGTCGCATCCCTTGGGCGGCCGGGGGGTTGACCGTCCGCGGCAGCGGGACCTTGGGCGTGCCAGGGTGATGGTCGGATTTGCGATGGCGGTGGTCCTTCCGGTTCTTTTGCAGCTCCTGCTGGCAGCGAGTCCTTCGCACAACATTGCGACGGCCGTGCTCCTCCAGCTGACTGGCTCTGTGGCGGTAGCCCTGGTCGGCGGGTTGTGGCCCGCCCTGCTCGGTGCCCTATGGAGCAGCCTGCTTGTGAATTACTTCTCCATACCCCCCGTGGGCACCCTGACCATCAGCGACCCCGAGAACATCCTTGCTTTGCTTGTCTTCGTGGGTGTTTCAGCCGCTGTGGCCGCCGTGGTGGACGTCTCGGCCAGGCGTTCCAAGGAGGCCGCCCGTGCTCGTGCCGAAGCCACCACCTTAGGTGATCTCACGCGTGGAGCATCGAGCGCGGAGGACACCGTCGAGGGACTCTTGAAGCAAGCGCTGGACGTGTTCCAGATGCGCGGGGCGGCACTTTTCAGGGCAACAGGCGCGGGTTCCCCGGGCGCAGCTACCGGCGGTTGGCGCCTTGTCGCCAAAGCAGGGGAGGCCGCACCCCTTCCTCCCGACGGCGCCGACAACACCGAACAGATCGACGCCGGAACCCGATTGGTCCTATCCGGCCGAATCCTGCCCGCCAGCGACCGCCGGCTGCTGAGCGCCTTCGGCGCGCATCTATCGGCCCAGCTCGAGCGGCGCCAATTGGCGGCCAGCCGCCGTGAGGTCATGCGCTTGGCGGAAAGCAACACGATGCGCACGTCCATCCTGCGTGCCGTCTCCCATGACCTCCGGACTCCGCTGGCCGGGATCAAATTGGCCGTGGGGGGCTTGCGGCAAAGCAATGTCCACTACACGCCCGAGGAGGAGCAGGAACTGTTGGCAACCATCGAGGAATGCTCGGACAGGCTCGACGTCCTGGTGGGGAACCTGCTGGACATGTCCCGCATTACCTCGGACTCGGTGAACGCGCTCATCCGCCCGGTGCGCTGGTACGAAGTGATTCCGGCCGCCCTGCATGGCGTACCGCCGGGGAGGGTGCGCGTCGACTTGCCCGGAAACATGCCGGAGATCGACGCCGACTCCGGAATGCTGGAAAGAGTCATCGCCAACATCGTGGAGAACGCCATCAAATACGCTCCGGATTCGGATGTGGTCCTGGTGGGTGCAGCAGGCGGCCTCAGTTCCTCAACCCTGGACGGGAGACCGTCAGGAGAGCTGCGCATCATCGATCACGGCCAAGGAGTCCCAGCCGAAAGCGTCGTCAGGATGTTCCAGCCGTTCCAGCGGCTCAACGACGTTCCTTCCACCACCGGGGTTGGCCTTGGCCTCGCTGTAGCCAAGGGATTCACGGAAGCGATGGGAGGCACACTCACCGCGGAAGAGACTCCGGGTGGTGGTTTGACTATGGTCATCCGGCTGCCGTTATCTACCGGGGTCGCGTTCCCGCATGAGGAGGCGCAAGCTCCCTTGGAAGCGCAATCGGTGCTCATGGAGCGCCGCCACATGCCGCCGTCGGGCAGTCCAGATAGCGCCCCCAGGGAGGCGAGATGA
- a CDS encoding response regulator has product MSNVLVVDDDPHIVKALRITLQAHGYTVATASDGESALRSAAQHPVGVLILDLGLPDIDGTTVITRLRAWSNVPILVLSARHGSDDKVEALDAGADDYITKPFGLDELLARLRAILRRTADPGEEPPVLVTDSFTVDLAMRRVTRDGVDVRLTPTEWRILDLFVRNPEKLITQQQLLSEVWGPAYAKEANYLRVYMAQLRRKLEPEAGNPRHLITEVGIGYRFMP; this is encoded by the coding sequence ATGAGCAACGTCCTGGTGGTGGACGACGATCCCCATATCGTCAAAGCCTTGCGGATTACCCTCCAGGCCCACGGTTACACCGTGGCCACCGCGTCCGACGGCGAATCGGCCTTGCGCTCTGCCGCCCAGCATCCGGTGGGCGTACTGATCCTCGACCTAGGGTTGCCGGATATCGACGGAACCACTGTCATTACCCGGTTGCGTGCGTGGAGCAACGTGCCCATCCTGGTCCTTTCCGCCCGGCATGGCTCCGACGACAAAGTTGAAGCCCTCGACGCCGGCGCGGATGACTACATCACCAAGCCGTTCGGGCTCGATGAGCTGCTGGCCCGCCTCCGGGCGATCCTGCGGCGAACCGCGGATCCGGGCGAAGAGCCGCCCGTGCTGGTCACTGACTCGTTCACGGTGGACCTGGCCATGAGGCGTGTAACGCGCGATGGCGTGGACGTCCGCCTGACGCCGACCGAGTGGAGGATCCTGGATCTGTTCGTGCGGAACCCGGAGAAGCTGATCACCCAGCAACAGCTCCTCAGCGAGGTCTGGGGGCCAGCGTACGCCAAGGAAGCCAACTACCTGCGCGTGTACATGGCCCAGCTCCGGCGGAAACTGGAACCGGAAGCCGGGAACCCTCGCCACCTGATCACCGAGGTGGGGATTGGGTACCGGTTCATGCCATGA
- a CDS encoding maleylpyruvate isomerase family mycothiol-dependent enzyme: MGCGDYSWGKLVEERPAPSVGAAGWFLEGSNSFLETMARMDPEKECWNFGPPPRKAGFWLRRQAHEHAIHLVDACLASDLEAPAFSEDFMFDGIDEVLEMFIPRQLRLGRMPQPEAAVTFNVPGSGSRTIGTGPVAASITAPLRSMYLGLWGRSDLTDSAVIEGDASLALRVLEGPITP; encoded by the coding sequence ATGGGCTGCGGAGATTATTCTTGGGGGAAGCTCGTCGAGGAACGTCCTGCCCCTTCCGTCGGCGCTGCAGGGTGGTTCCTCGAGGGGTCGAACTCGTTTCTCGAGACAATGGCGAGGATGGATCCCGAGAAAGAATGCTGGAATTTCGGGCCCCCTCCCCGCAAGGCCGGATTCTGGCTCAGGCGCCAAGCACACGAACACGCGATCCACCTTGTCGACGCCTGCTTGGCATCAGATCTGGAGGCCCCCGCCTTCAGTGAAGACTTCATGTTCGATGGAATCGACGAGGTTTTGGAAATGTTCATCCCGCGCCAGCTGAGGCTGGGGCGTATGCCGCAACCGGAAGCCGCCGTGACCTTCAACGTCCCAGGATCCGGCAGCCGGACCATTGGTACGGGGCCCGTCGCGGCGTCGATTACTGCGCCTCTGCGCAGCATGTATCTCGGTCTCTGGGGACGTTCAGACCTCACAGACTCCGCCGTCATCGAGGGGGATGCTTCCCTTGCGCTCCGTGTCCTGGAAGGGCCAATCACGCCCTGA
- a CDS encoding SDR family oxidoreductase, with protein MSTGQGRVAVITGASSGIGAATARALAADGYRVALLARRVDRIQALADELGDGAIAIEADVTDRGSLLAAAERVKAEFGGTDVLVNNAGIMLLGPFSSDQQDDYRQMIEVNLIGAITATEVFLDQLRDGGGDLVNISSVAGRTARPGNGVYAATKWGINGWSESLRQELQPGVRVTVIEPGAVATELPSHITHEQTRAGAEAMYSQVAVTAEDIAEVIAFAVSRPRRLTINEILLRPAGQA; from the coding sequence ATGAGTACTGGACAGGGACGGGTAGCCGTCATCACCGGCGCGTCGTCGGGAATCGGTGCCGCAACGGCGAGGGCGCTCGCTGCGGATGGGTATCGTGTGGCGTTGCTTGCACGAAGGGTCGACCGGATCCAGGCGCTGGCGGATGAACTCGGGGATGGCGCCATTGCTATCGAGGCGGACGTCACCGACCGCGGCTCCCTGCTGGCGGCTGCGGAACGGGTCAAGGCCGAGTTCGGCGGGACTGACGTTTTGGTAAACAACGCGGGGATCATGCTGCTCGGTCCGTTCTCTTCGGATCAGCAGGACGACTACCGCCAAATGATCGAGGTGAACCTGATCGGCGCGATCACAGCAACCGAGGTTTTCCTGGACCAGCTCCGAGATGGTGGCGGGGACTTGGTGAACATTTCTTCCGTTGCTGGCAGGACGGCCCGGCCCGGCAATGGCGTCTACGCCGCGACGAAGTGGGGGATCAACGGTTGGTCGGAATCGCTCCGGCAAGAACTGCAACCAGGGGTTCGCGTGACGGTCATCGAACCGGGGGCGGTTGCCACCGAGTTGCCAAGCCACATCACGCACGAACAGACCAGGGCGGGCGCCGAGGCGATGTACAGCCAGGTGGCTGTCACGGCAGAGGACATCGCCGAAGTCATCGCGTTCGCCGTCAGCCGGCCCCGACGCCTGACCATCAACGAGATCCTGCTGCGCCCCGCAGGCCAGGCCTGA
- a CDS encoding helix-turn-helix transcriptional regulator, translating into MDNRTEVRDFLTSRRARVTPEQAGIPVYGGHRRVKGLRREEVAMLAGVSVDYYVRMERGNLSGVSESILDAVARTLQLSEVEHAHFYDLANTANSSGTRMARPAVTHVRPALQRILDSIAAPAWVRNGKADFLASNRLGRALYAPIFIDPRRPGNTARFLFLDPRAADFYPDWPEMARGMVATLRAEAGRHPYDKGLTDLIGELATHSEPFRQLWASHEVLTHRNGTKRLRHPVVGDLELTYEAMQLATDEGLTLLIYAAEPGSRSEEGLRLLNSWAPAEDDEGTEGPPFAPAGESRTRRTT; encoded by the coding sequence ATGGATAACAGGACCGAGGTCCGGGACTTCCTGACGTCCCGCCGTGCCCGCGTCACACCCGAACAGGCCGGGATTCCGGTCTATGGTGGGCACCGACGCGTCAAGGGCCTTCGCCGGGAGGAAGTGGCGATGCTCGCCGGCGTGAGCGTGGATTACTATGTGCGGATGGAGCGGGGCAACCTCTCCGGCGTCTCGGAAAGCATTCTTGACGCGGTCGCACGCACGCTCCAGCTGAGCGAGGTTGAGCACGCCCACTTCTACGACCTCGCCAACACAGCCAACAGCAGCGGCACCCGCATGGCACGCCCGGCAGTGACTCACGTGCGCCCGGCCTTGCAGCGCATACTCGACTCGATCGCGGCACCGGCTTGGGTCAGAAACGGCAAAGCCGACTTCCTTGCCAGCAACCGTCTGGGACGGGCGCTCTACGCGCCGATCTTCATCGATCCCCGACGCCCAGGGAACACCGCCCGGTTCCTTTTCCTGGACCCGCGCGCGGCGGACTTCTATCCCGACTGGCCGGAGATGGCCCGCGGCATGGTCGCAACGCTGCGCGCCGAGGCTGGCAGGCATCCCTACGACAAAGGCCTGACCGACCTCATCGGGGAACTCGCGACCCACAGCGAACCCTTCCGCCAGCTCTGGGCCTCCCACGAAGTCCTCACCCATCGCAACGGCACCAAGCGCCTGCGGCACCCCGTCGTCGGCGATTTAGAACTCACGTACGAGGCTATGCAACTGGCCACGGACGAGGGCCTGACGCTGCTCATCTACGCCGCCGAACCCGGCTCCCGGTCCGAGGAAGGACTCCGTCTGCTCAACAGCTGGGCACCCGCGGAGGACGACGAAGGCACCGAAGGCCCGCCCTTCGCCCCGGCCGGAGAATCACGAACAAGGAGAACAACATGA
- a CDS encoding carboxymuconolactone decarboxylase family protein, with protein sequence MTEQSRAQQLVGDISPKLASLTDDVLFADVWERTELAKRDRSLITVASLVTSGSTEQLFGHLRLAKANGLTEAELSEAITHLAFYAGWPKAMSAMAVAKQVFAE encoded by the coding sequence ATGACCGAACAATCCCGCGCCCAGCAACTCGTCGGGGACATCTCGCCCAAACTGGCCTCACTCACCGACGACGTGCTCTTCGCCGACGTCTGGGAACGGACCGAGTTGGCCAAGCGCGACCGGAGCCTCATTACCGTTGCGAGTCTCGTAACGAGCGGCAGCACCGAACAGCTTTTTGGACACCTGCGCCTGGCGAAGGCCAACGGACTGACCGAGGCCGAATTGAGCGAGGCAATCACGCATTTGGCGTTCTACGCGGGCTGGCCGAAGGCGATGTCCGCCATGGCGGTCGCCAAGCAGGTGTTTGCCGAGTAG
- a CDS encoding NAD-dependent epimerase/dehydratase family protein has translation MANQLILGAGLVGGTLARQLTARGDQVTLGTRSGTTIPGAAPVKLDANNPAAVTQAARGADAIFVCTNPPYTDWVADWPPIFDAVIKAARDTGAALVLMGNLYAYGSPDGPMTENSPLATTEKKGLVRKAGWEKVLAAHERGELRAAEVRASDYFGPGAAGMSTHLGSGFFEPVLASKTARVVGDPALEHSWSFLPDIAETLIAAADHTGEWGRAWHVPSASVPRSEIVRQVNERWGVKGRVAAIPQWTLRALGTVIPVLREISASSYQFRMPFVIDSTETQRILGVTATPWDEALEVTVDSYRKPPTSN, from the coding sequence GTGGCAAACCAACTCATCCTCGGCGCGGGACTCGTAGGCGGGACGCTTGCGAGGCAGCTCACCGCCCGTGGAGACCAAGTCACTCTCGGCACCCGCAGCGGCACTACGATCCCTGGTGCGGCTCCGGTGAAGCTGGACGCCAACAACCCTGCCGCCGTCACGCAGGCCGCTCGCGGGGCCGACGCAATCTTCGTTTGCACCAACCCGCCGTACACCGACTGGGTAGCGGACTGGCCTCCGATCTTCGACGCCGTGATCAAGGCGGCGCGTGACACTGGGGCCGCTCTTGTGCTCATGGGTAACCTCTACGCCTACGGCTCCCCGGACGGTCCGATGACCGAGAACTCACCGCTCGCCACGACCGAGAAAAAGGGCCTGGTGCGCAAAGCGGGCTGGGAGAAGGTGCTGGCCGCGCACGAACGCGGTGAACTCCGGGCCGCCGAGGTTCGGGCGAGCGACTACTTCGGCCCAGGGGCCGCTGGCATGTCAACGCACCTCGGTAGTGGCTTTTTCGAACCAGTGTTGGCTTCCAAAACGGCGCGCGTCGTTGGAGACCCCGCACTAGAGCACAGTTGGAGCTTCCTGCCCGATATCGCCGAGACGCTGATCGCAGCCGCAGACCACACAGGTGAATGGGGCCGTGCTTGGCATGTGCCGAGTGCGTCCGTCCCTCGCTCGGAAATCGTGCGGCAGGTGAATGAGCGCTGGGGAGTGAAGGGCCGGGTCGCCGCGATCCCGCAGTGGACACTCAGGGCCCTCGGTACGGTCATTCCTGTCCTGCGCGAGATCTCAGCCTCAAGCTACCAATTCAGGATGCCCTTCGTGATCGACTCCACGGAGACGCAGCGGATCCTGGGTGTCACGGCAACACCATGGGACGAAGCGCTGGAAGTCACGGTGGACAGCTACCGCAAGCCCCCGACGAGCAACTGA
- a CDS encoding alpha/beta fold hydrolase — MDIIMVPGFWLDASSWSEVTPPLVAAGHTVHPLTLPGLEAVDAPRSGIGLRDHIDAVVAAVDAVGKPVVLVGHSGGGAIIHGAVDARPDRVVRAVYVDSGPLGEGAVINDELPVEGDAVPLPPWELFENEDLVDLNDELRAAFRARAIPEPKNVATDKQRLHDVRRYDVPATIIACEFPSSLLGEWIESGHPFVAELARINDVEFMDLPTGHWPQFTKPIELGEAILAAVERTG; from the coding sequence ATGGACATCATCATGGTTCCCGGATTCTGGTTGGACGCCTCGTCATGGTCGGAGGTCACGCCGCCGCTCGTTGCTGCGGGACACACCGTCCACCCACTTACGCTGCCTGGGTTGGAGGCCGTTGATGCCCCACGGTCCGGCATCGGCCTCAGGGATCACATCGACGCCGTAGTGGCAGCTGTCGACGCCGTCGGCAAGCCTGTTGTTCTTGTCGGCCACTCAGGCGGAGGTGCGATTATCCACGGCGCCGTCGACGCCCGCCCGGACCGCGTGGTCCGGGCGGTTTACGTGGACAGCGGCCCGCTCGGCGAGGGCGCCGTCATCAACGACGAACTGCCGGTCGAGGGCGACGCCGTGCCCTTGCCACCATGGGAGCTTTTCGAAAATGAGGACCTCGTGGACCTCAATGACGAGCTGCGCGCCGCCTTCCGCGCACGCGCCATCCCGGAGCCAAAGAACGTGGCCACCGATAAACAGCGGCTGCACGATGTTCGCCGCTACGACGTCCCGGCCACCATCATCGCGTGTGAATTCCCCTCCAGCCTGCTCGGCGAATGGATCGAATCCGGCCACCCCTTCGTGGCCGAGCTCGCGCGTATCAACGATGTCGAATTCATGGATCTGCCCACTGGACACTGGCCCCAGTTCACCAAGCCGATTGAACTCGGGGAAGCCATTCTCGCGGCGGTGGAGCGGACTGGTTAA
- a CDS encoding FAD-binding monooxygenase, whose product MQFHHHGYVSGDPRVQPAAGVGIKRPTDLPDEVDVLIVGSGPAGMLAAAQLSQFPGVETRIVERRSGRLAIGQADGIQARSVETFQAFGFAERIIAEAYRITEMAFWKPDPADPSRIIRSARALDDPTGDISEFPHLIVNQARVLDYFAEFMANSPTRMSPDYGYEFRGLEVTNEGDYPVTVTLLHTAGPNEGQERIVRAKYVVGADGARSKVRESIGCTLAGDQANHAWGVMDVLAVTDFPDIRTKCAIQSGTGGSILLIPREGGHLFRMYVDLGEVDRNDNRSVRSTTIEQIIAKANDILHPYTLDVRNVAWHSVYEVGHRLTDRFDDVLPDERGTRTPRVFITGDACHTHSAKAGQGMNVSMQDGFNLAWKLGHVLEGRSPESLLSTYSAERQVVAKNLIDFDKEWSALMAKKPEEFENPTELENFYVSTAEFPAGFMTHYAPSPLIAEPTHQGLATGYTIGKRFKSAPVVRVCDTNPVQLGHQAKADGRWRIYVFADAAQAGAPSPVVDFAEWIANSPDSPLAATPSGADRDAWFDVKVIYQQEHTSVDIGAVPEVFKPQVGPFKLTYLENVYGTDPSADIFELRGLDRGGVVVVVRPDQYVANVLPPTATAELAAFFAPLLRSGRTAAA is encoded by the coding sequence GTGCAGTTCCACCACCACGGTTATGTATCCGGTGACCCGCGAGTCCAGCCGGCCGCCGGCGTCGGAATCAAGAGACCCACTGATCTTCCCGACGAGGTCGACGTCCTCATCGTGGGCAGCGGGCCCGCCGGCATGCTCGCCGCCGCGCAGCTGTCCCAGTTCCCGGGCGTCGAAACCCGGATCGTGGAGCGCCGCAGCGGAAGGCTCGCGATCGGCCAAGCCGACGGCATCCAGGCCCGCAGTGTCGAGACTTTCCAAGCCTTCGGGTTTGCCGAGCGGATCATCGCCGAGGCGTACCGGATCACCGAGATGGCGTTCTGGAAGCCAGACCCCGCGGATCCCTCGCGCATCATCCGGTCCGCCCGTGCCCTCGACGATCCGACCGGAGACATCAGCGAATTCCCGCACCTCATCGTCAACCAGGCGCGCGTGCTGGACTACTTCGCCGAGTTCATGGCGAACTCCCCCACCCGCATGTCTCCCGACTACGGGTACGAGTTCCGCGGCCTTGAGGTCACCAACGAAGGCGACTACCCCGTCACCGTGACGCTCCTCCACACGGCCGGCCCCAATGAGGGCCAGGAGCGCATTGTCCGGGCCAAGTACGTCGTCGGCGCGGACGGCGCACGCAGCAAGGTGCGGGAGTCGATCGGCTGCACCCTCGCCGGCGACCAGGCCAACCATGCCTGGGGCGTCATGGATGTCCTCGCGGTCACGGATTTCCCCGACATCCGGACGAAGTGTGCCATCCAGTCCGGCACGGGCGGCAGCATCCTGCTGATCCCGCGCGAAGGCGGCCACCTCTTCCGCATGTACGTCGACCTCGGCGAGGTGGACCGGAATGACAACCGCTCCGTTCGCAGCACCACGATCGAGCAGATCATTGCCAAGGCGAACGACATCCTCCACCCGTACACCCTCGATGTGCGAAACGTCGCCTGGCACAGCGTCTACGAAGTGGGCCACCGCCTCACAGACAGGTTCGACGACGTCCTGCCGGACGAGCGTGGCACGCGCACGCCCCGCGTTTTCATTACGGGCGATGCCTGCCACACCCACAGCGCGAAGGCCGGTCAGGGCATGAATGTCTCCATGCAGGACGGCTTCAACCTGGCCTGGAAGCTCGGTCATGTGCTCGAGGGCCGCAGTCCGGAGAGCCTGCTGTCCACGTACTCGGCCGAGCGCCAAGTCGTTGCCAAGAACCTCATCGACTTCGACAAAGAGTGGTCCGCGCTCATGGCGAAGAAGCCCGAGGAGTTTGAGAACCCCACCGAGCTGGAGAACTTCTACGTGAGCACGGCAGAGTTCCCTGCCGGTTTCATGACCCATTACGCCCCCTCGCCGCTCATCGCCGAGCCCACACACCAAGGTTTGGCGACGGGATACACCATCGGCAAGCGTTTCAAATCCGCGCCCGTGGTGCGCGTCTGCGACACCAACCCGGTCCAACTCGGCCACCAGGCCAAGGCGGACGGACGGTGGCGCATCTATGTCTTCGCGGACGCAGCCCAGGCCGGCGCGCCATCACCCGTCGTCGACTTTGCCGAGTGGATCGCGAACTCGCCGGACTCGCCGTTGGCCGCAACGCCGTCGGGCGCTGACCGCGACGCGTGGTTCGACGTCAAGGTGATTTACCAGCAGGAGCACACGAGCGTCGACATCGGGGCCGTCCCGGAGGTATTCAAGCCTCAGGTGGGGCCGTTCAAGCTCACCTACCTTGAGAACGTCTACGGCACGGATCCTTCGGCTGACATCTTTGAGCTGCGCGGCCTGGACCGCGGCGGCGTCGTGGTGGTGGTGCGCCCGGACCAGTACGTCGCGAACGTCCTGCCCCCCACGGCGACGGCGGAACTCGCAGCGTTCTTCGCGCCCCTCCTGCGATCGGGACGGACCGCGGCAGCGTGA